The following proteins are encoded in a genomic region of Oryza brachyantha chromosome 11, ObraRS2, whole genome shotgun sequence:
- the LOC102711305 gene encoding E3 ubiquitin-protein ligase BOI-like, producing the protein MAVHAHYGGGGMGMAGVVVPQAMCLPRGLEVDLAVEAQEFGGMFCGVGGYAAGGYDCAAAVVSGAAQSELTCNNGGSGGGVVMSRKREREMVEQYVASSAALLPIPGMTKAAAVAPVCRVVESAMTSTSGRPAAAVGDALVTELCLQSAEIDAVVRMECERMSAGLEQARKRQCQALVRAASASVARRLREKEAELEAARRRAAELEERLRQAAAESQAWCGLARSNEAVAAGLRATLDHLLRAAPAPAAEGFGDSGPLAAAAAADDAQSCCFETTNPHGATAPGDDAATSPAAGGKWSCKSCSERDATVLLLPCRHLCLCKACEPRLDACPVCLAPKNASVHIATN; encoded by the coding sequence ATGGCTGTGCATGCGCACTATGGTGGTGGAGGGATGGGGATGGCTGGGGTGGTTGTTCCGCAGGCGATGTGCTTGCCGCGCGGGTTGGAGGTTGATCTGGCGGTGGAGGCGCAGGAGTTCGGCGGGATGTTCTGCGGTGTGGGTGGTTATGCCGCTGGTGGGTATGactgcgccgccgcggtggtgagcggcgcggcgcagaGCGAGCTGACATGTAACAACGGTGGCAGTGGTGGTGGGGTGGTGATGTcgaggaagagggagagggagatggtGGAGCAGTATgtggcgtcgtcggcggcgctgctgccgATTCCGGGGAtgacgaaggcggcggcggttgcgccGGTGTGTCGGGTTGTGGAGTCGGCGATGACGTCGACGAgcgggcggccggcggcggcggtgggggatGCGCTGGTGACGGAGCTGTGCCTGCAGAGCGCGGAGATCGACGCGGTGGTGCGGATGGAGTGCGAGCGGATGAGCGCCGGGCTGGAGCAGGCGCGGAAGCGGCAGTGCCAGGCGCTGGTccgcgcggcgtcggcgtctgtggcgcggcggctgcgggagAAGGAAGCGGAGCTGgaggccgcgcgccgccgcgcggccgaGCTAGAGGAGCGGCtccggcaggcggcggcggagagccaGGCGTGGTGCGGGCTTGCCCGCAGCAACGAGGCCGTCGCGGCGGGCCTCCGCGCCACGCTcgaccacctcctccgcgcggcgccggccccGGCCGCCGAGGGATTCGGCGACTCcggccccctcgccgccgcggccgcggccgacgACGCCCAGTCCTGCTGCTTCGAGACAACAAACCCCCACGGCGCCACCGCCCCaggcgacgacgccgccacctccccggccgccggcggcaagTGGTCCTGCAAGTCGTGCTCCGAGCGCGACGCCACCGTGCTGCTCCTCCCCTGCCGCCACCTCTGCCTCTGCAAGGCGTGCGAGCCCAGGCTGGATGCCTGCCCCGTCTGCCTCGCCCCCAAGAACGCCTCCGTCCACATCGCCACCAACTGA